One Callospermophilus lateralis isolate mCalLat2 chromosome 6, mCalLat2.hap1, whole genome shotgun sequence genomic region harbors:
- the Popdc3 gene encoding popeye domain-containing protein 3, with amino-acid sequence MEKNSSLWKNLIDEHPVCTTWKQEAEGAIYHLASILFVVGFMGGSGFFGLLYVFSLLGLGFLCSAVWAWVDVCAADIFSWNFVLFVICFMQFVHIAYQVRSITFAREFQVLYSSLFQPLGISLPVFRTIALSSEVVTLEKEHCYAMQGKTSIDKLSLLVSGRIRVTVDGEFLHYIYPFQFLDSPEWDSLRPTEEGTFQVTLTAETDCRYVTWRRKKLYLLFAQHRYISRLFSVLIGSDIADKLYALNDRVYVGKRYHYDIRLPNYYHMSSPQMSRLPLTEQFRNSRETVMNDVKV; translated from the exons ATGGAAAAGAATTCAAGTTTATGGAAGAACCTGATAGATGAACATCCAGTCTGCACAACCTGGAAGCAAGAGGCCGAAGGAGCCATTTATCATCTTGCCAGTATTTTATTTGTAGTAGGTTTCATGGGCGGCAGTGGATTCTTTGGGCTCCTTTATGTCTTCAGTTTGCTGGGGCTGGGTTTTCTATGCTCCGCGGTCTGGGCATGGGTAGATGTCTGTGCTGCCGACATATTTTCCTGGAATTTTGTACTGTTTGTCATCTGCTTCATGCAATTTGTTCATATTGCATATCAAGTTCGCAGCATAACCTTTGCCCGAGAATTCCAGGTGTTGTACAGCTCCCTTTTCCAGCCCCTGGGGATCTCTTTGCCCGTCTTCAGAACGATTGCTTTGAGCTCTGAAGTGGTTACTTTGGAAAAGGAGCACTGTTATGCCATGCAGGGGAAAACCTCCATTGATAAACTCTCCCTGCTTGTTTCAGGAAG GATCAGAGTGACAGTTGATGGGGAGTTTCTGCACTACATTTACCCCTTCCAGTTCCTGGACTCTCCTGAGTGGGACTCACTGAGACCCACAGAGGAAGGTACTTTTCAG GTAACCCTCACAGCAGAAACTGATTGtcgatatgtgacctggaggagaaagAAATTATATTTGCTCTTTGCTCAGCATCGTTACATCTCCCGCCTGTTTTCGGTTTTAATTGGCAGTGACATTGCAGATAAACTCTATGCCTTGAATGACAGGGtgtatgtaggaaaaagataCCACTATGACATTCGGTTACCCAACTACTATCATATGTCAAGTCCACAAATGTCGCGATTGCCACTGACAGAACAGTTTCGGAATTCCAGGGAAACAGTAATGAATGACGTCAAAGTCTGA